A part of Terriglobia bacterium genomic DNA contains:
- a CDS encoding alpha/beta fold hydrolase has product MTHRIITALFLLCATSCFAADYPAPKEGDYTAKNFKFHDGESLPELRLHYATIGVPHRDARGQITNAVLILHGTGGSWKQFTQPQFANVLFGPGQPLDATRYYIILPDNVGHGGSSKPSNGLRMRFPQYDYDDMVAAQHLLVSEGLGVQHLRLIFGTSMGCMHSFVWGETYPDFMDALMPMACQTVQIAGRNRMWRKAVIDSIKLDPAWNNGEYKDEPVNGLRSAVYILAIAGSAPLLWQRLYPTRDDANEFVEEAVEPRVKSLDANDMLNQFDSSRNYNPSPNLEKIRAPLMWINTTDDFVNPPELSTPESEVKRIPRGTFHLIQATDQTRGHGTHTWAAFWKQYLVQLLRDSEQK; this is encoded by the coding sequence ATGACCCACCGCATAATCACCGCTCTCTTTCTGCTGTGTGCGACTTCCTGCTTCGCCGCCGACTACCCCGCGCCCAAGGAAGGCGACTACACGGCGAAGAATTTCAAATTCCACGACGGCGAGTCCCTCCCCGAACTGCGCCTGCACTACGCCACCATCGGAGTGCCTCATCGTGACGCCCGCGGCCAGATCACCAACGCGGTGCTCATCCTGCACGGCACCGGAGGCTCCTGGAAGCAGTTCACGCAGCCGCAGTTCGCCAACGTACTCTTCGGTCCCGGCCAGCCCCTGGACGCCACCCGCTACTACATCATCCTGCCCGACAACGTCGGCCACGGCGGTTCCAGCAAGCCCAGCAACGGCCTGCGCATGCGCTTCCCGCAATACGATTACGACGACATGGTCGCCGCCCAGCACCTGCTCGTCAGCGAGGGCCTCGGGGTGCAGCATCTGCGGCTGATCTTCGGCACCTCGATGGGTTGCATGCACTCCTTCGTCTGGGGCGAGACCTATCCCGACTTCATGGACGCGCTCATGCCCATGGCCTGCCAGACGGTGCAGATCGCCGGGCGCAATCGCATGTGGCGCAAGGCGGTGATTGATTCCATCAAACTCGATCCGGCGTGGAACAACGGCGAATACAAAGATGAGCCGGTTAACGGCCTGCGCTCCGCCGTGTATATCCTCGCCATCGCCGGCAGCGCGCCACTGCTGTGGCAGAGGCTCTATCCCACCCGCGACGATGCCAATGAATTTGTGGAAGAAGCCGTCGAGCCGCGGGTGAAATCGCTCGACGCCAACGACATGCTCAACCAGTTCGATTCCTCGCGGAATTACAACCCCTCACCCAACCTGGAAAAAATCCGCGCCCCGCTGATGTGGATCAACACCACCGACGACTTCGTCAATCCGCCCGAACTGAGTACGCCGGAAAGCGAGGTCAAGCGCATCCCGCGCGGCACGTTCCACCTCATCCAGGCCACCGACCAAACCCGCGGCCACGGCACCCACACCTGGGCCGCGTTCTGGAAGCAGTACCTGGTGCAACTGCTGCGCGACTCGGAACAGAAATAG
- a CDS encoding cytochrome c, producing the protein MKKLLLKVSLLVLVAGLMLPAFATAADTGPDLFASKCAACHGKDGAGSTPMGKSLKLKDLGSADVQKASDKDLKDLIEKGKPPKMPAYAGKLSPAQVDELVKFIRSLKK; encoded by the coding sequence ATGAAAAAGCTGCTGCTCAAGGTCTCATTGCTCGTCCTGGTTGCCGGCCTCATGCTGCCCGCCTTTGCCACGGCCGCCGATACCGGTCCCGACCTGTTCGCCTCCAAGTGCGCCGCCTGCCACGGCAAGGACGGCGCCGGCAGTACCCCCATGGGCAAGAGCCTGAAGCTGAAAGACCTGGGCTCGGCCGACGTGCAGAAGGCGTCGGATAAGGACTTGAAAGACCTCATCGAAAAGGGCAAGCCGCCCAAGATGCCCGCCTATGCCGGCAAGCTGAGCCCCGCGCAGGTCGATGAGCTGGTGAAGTTCATTCGCAGTTTGAAGAAGTAG